DNA from Halobaculum sp. XH14:
CGTCGATATCCCGGACCACGGACCGCCAGTCAGCCAGACGGAAGCGTTTAGACGGCCGGCCGGCTACCTCCCGGTATGCCGGACTGTCCACTGGCGGACGACTGCCCACGTTTCTCCGAGCGCATCAACGGAATGGGCTGTCAGCACTACGGCGACCGCGGCGGCGCCGAGTGGTGCAACAACTACGACATGCCCATCTCGGACCTGAAACAGCAGCCGGTCAAGCCCGGCGAGGAGGTCGTACTCGACGTGGAGGACATCCACGAGAGCGGCGCCGGCGTCGGCCGGACCGAGGACGGCTTCATCGTCATGGTCGACGGCGCGCTGCCGCCCTCCCGGGTCAGGGTCCGGATCGACCGGGTGAAACACAACCAC
Protein-coding regions in this window:
- a CDS encoding TRAM domain-containing protein, with amino-acid sequence MPDCPLADDCPRFSERINGMGCQHYGDRGGAEWCNNYDMPISDLKQQPVKPGEEVVLDVEDIHESGAGVGRTEDGFIVMVDGALPPSRVRVRIDRVKHNHAKAKEIVEKLPMDSDDEGGELDEADPAAGADDGEKEEQRLGSRDNFWGS